The following nucleotide sequence is from Gadus macrocephalus chromosome 18, ASM3116895v1.
CGTACTCCTGGGCGTAGCTCTTCTTGGGCAGGGAGCTGGGGTCCCTGCGCTCCTTCAGGAGGTGGAAGGAGCTCGACTTGAGGAGCTTCTTGGGCCGCGAGGAGCAGAAGATCGGGGACTGGAGCCCCACCGAGCCCCCGCCGACGCCGCCGTGTCCCGGCGGGTGCTTCCCCCCGCCGgcgccgttgttgttgttgttgttgggtcCGGAGCAGTTGGGCCCCAGCCCCATGGGGGGCCCCTGGGACTGGATCAGGCCCAGCTGCTCCGTGTTGACGGTGGAGGGCAGCTCGTGGCCCTTCAgggggtccaggtccaggttcaTGCCCCCCGGGCCGGAGTCCTCCAGCCCGTGGCAGTACTGGCCGTAGCCCTGCTCCGCCCTGTGGTGGCCCATCATGTCgtagccccctccccctcctccggaCCCGGCGCCGCCCCCTCCCGGCCCTCCCTTCAGGGAGTCCATGCCCTCCTGGCCCGGCTGGCCACTGTTCATCTCCTGGCCCCcggggccgccccccccccccgccgcctccgCAGCTGGGCTTGTACTCGTCGGGGCAGAACATGTCCTCCATGCCGGGGAAGAAGGAGCGGTCCTCGTCCTGGAGCAGGGAGTCGGGGAAGCAGATGGAGGTGAGCGGGACGAAGCGGTTGCTCTGCTGGTTCTGCGCGCCCTTGTCCACCGGGCTGACCTGGTCGAACTGGTGCTGCTCCTGGCCGGCCTGGGACTGGGGCAGGCTCTGCTGCTGGGCCTCGCGCTGGGACTGCTGGTGGCCGGAgagcgggggcgggggcaggtggtgggggtgctgctgctggccgtgctgcgggtggtgggggtggtgcatGTGGGAGGAGGCCAGGCCCAGGTCGGCCTCCGACAGGAAGGGGTGGAGGTCCGAGTTGGAGGGGTGCTGGGAGTGGTGGTGCGAGGGGTGGgacctctgctgctgctcctgctggtggcactctccaccccctcccccgccaccTCCTACCGCTccgcctctccctcctcctctagccccgccccctcgccgctcctcctccacctcgccgGTCCGGGCCAGGGATCGCTCCAGCATGTCCAGGGAGGAGACCCCCCCCTGGTGCTTGGCCTGGCTCTGCTCCTGCTGGCCGtagtgggcggcggcggcggcggcctccaGAGCCTGGGACTGGAGTTGGATCTGCAGCTGGCTGCCCTGCGGCTGCGGCGGGTGCTTCCCGgagccctgctgctgctgctgctgctgctgctgtccgaGGGAGTGCTGGGAGAGGGGGTCCATCTTGTGGTGGGCCtggtgctgcgggtgctggcGGTGAGCCTCCATCTTGTGGTGCTgcgggtggtggggttggtccATCTTGCTGCGTGCCGCCGTGTGGGCCAGCACCGACTGCAGCAGGTGCGGCGGCTGGCGGTCCGTGGGGGAGTCCATCAGGGAGACCCCGCCCTCGCTGCTCTTCCGGGGGTAGGGGGGGATGTCcgactgctcctgctgctgctgctgctggctcttCTTCTGCAGCTCCATCTGAGCGTGGCTCTGCAGCCCCGCGTGGGAGCCCAGGGAGTGCTGGGAGTACGGGTCCCCCCGCCCATAGTGGACCACCGAGCCcaggttgtcatggtgatggagGTGCGTGGGGTGCGTTGGGTCGCCCTGGTTCCCcctgcccccgccgccgccccccccaccaccacttcctCTGTTGTTACCCGGGCGCTCGCTCCTCAGCTGTTGactttgctgttgttgttgttgttgctgctgctgctgctgctgttgttgttgttgttgttgttgttgttgttgctgctgctgctgtttcttCAGGGACATCTCCAGCTGCGTGTCCAGCCCGGAGATGGCGCTGCCcgcgccggccccgcccccgctggAGGTGGCGGTGTGGGTCCTGATCACGCTCTGCAGGTGGTAGCGCTCCTCCGAGGACTTGGCCAGGTCGTAGGAGAGGCCTTTGCccccgtcgccgccgccgccgccgcccggcgTCCCGCTCTGGGAGttctggggggcggggctggcctGGGCCTGCAGCAGGTGCTCGATCAGGAAGTCCTCGTCGTCCACTTCCTCCTGGGAGCGCTGGgcgagcagggaggaggaggagtcggccttgggtttggaggaggaggaggggtggtagGTCTGGGAGGAGGGGACGCCCCGGGAGTCGGGGTACCCCCCCTGGGGGGAGGACAGGAAGCCCGGGGAGAGGACGGAGGACAGGTACTTGTTGGAGCCGGCGCCCCCCGGGGACTGGTTGGGGGAGTGCAGCCCGGGCCGGATGATGGCCGAGTTGCCGGACGGGGACGGGCTCGAGTCCTGGATGTGATAGGACCCTCCGCCGCTCCCCGCCCTCTCATTGGTCAGATTACCCCCGGCCCCGCCTCCGGAGCCGGACGCTGCGCTTCCTGATGAGCCCCCTGACCTTAAAAGGGCGGGGGAGTGGCCTGGGGCTCCGTATCCTAGCGACGGGCTTCCGGCCCCGCCCAGGGAGGACGGGAGGGACCCGTAGGCGGAGTCGGCGGCGTAGACGTCGGCGGAGTacgcctggctccgcccccccaggcccccgtaccccttccccccccccgccgcggaGCTCAGGTCCTGGGCCTGAGGGGAGCTGAAGCCCCCGTAGGCCTGGGGCAGGTGGGCCGCGGGCGGGGCCTGGCTGGGCGAGTAGGACtgggagaggtgggaggacGGGGGCTGGTTGGGGGAGTAGgactggagctgctgctgggggggggtctgcccgGCGAGGGACGCGCTGGGGGTCTTGACGGGGGGCGCGGGGGAGCCGTAGCCCGAGAGGCAGGCCTTGGGGAGGGTCTGCGGgacggaggagctggaggtagcggggggctgggggggcgcgggggggggaggagccggcTGAGGCGGGGGCTGCTggcgggagggggcggagctagaGCTGGAGCCGGAGGGGTGGGGCCCTGAGggagctgaggaagaggaggacgaagaggaggtggaggaggccgaggggggggtgtgaggagtcctggaggaggaggccgagcTGGCCGAGGAGTACCCGCTGCTGGAGCTGCCCTTGGCTCCTTTGCccgcggcggcggaggagggggcggaggagggggcggagtagGGGGGCTGGATGATGGGCCGGTACTGGTCGGGCCGGGCGCCGGCCTTGTGCTCGGCGGACGGGCTCTGGTCGCCCAGGGGGCTGCAGGCCGAGAGGCCggcgtggcggtggtgggaggggaggtGCTGGTAGCCCGCGCCCCCACAGCTCAGGTAGTGCTGCAGGGAGTGGGGCTGGGGGGCGCCGCCCGGCCGCTGGTAGTGCTTGATCACGCTGTCCTGGCGGGGCACGGCGCGCTCCTGGGACCCGCCCACCGCCTGGGCCTGGGCGGAGGAGAAGACGGAGGCGTTGTACAGCTGGTGGGAGGACTGCTCCTGCAGCTGGGACGACAGCAGGTTGAACTGGTGCGACTGCAGgtgccgggaggaggaggagccggctcCCGGGGAGGAGCCCGCGCCGCCGGGGTCCTGGCCGCCGCGGTAGGACGCGctctgggaggagaggaggcggtcgAAGCCCAGGCCCGACTGGGACGAGGCCTTGATGTGGAGCAGGGGGTCGTGGGGCGACAGCAGGCCGTTGGAGGTGGGGCTGAAGGTGGGCGTGTCCTGAAGGGACAGGGAGCCGGCGGGGAAGGAGcggctggagaaggaggccggATGCTGATAGGCTgagagggcggaggaggaggggaaggaggcggagccggGCAGGGCCCCGGAGATGAAGAGCTCTGCCGGGGCGGGGGTGTGCATGgctgcggacacacacacagaggggacaTTCATTTACAACGGAGTACGTAGGGAAACACTAAATAATCCTATTTAATAAAAAAGATACACTTCAGATTAATGAGCAGTTGGGGGTCGAACATCTCGCTCAAGGTTGCCTGCAGATAAGACCGAGGACATTGGAGGTCAGACCCAGACTGCACTGCATACAGTTAGCTTCAGTAGGCTTCATATGGCTAGCTCTAGAGCGCCACGGGTTAGCACAGCTAGCACAGTTAAATGTCAACAGAGGGAGGTGCGTGCGGCCGGCGGAGTACCTGTCTGCCAGGAGGGTGCGCGGAACTgggagagcagggaggaggcggCGGGAGGGGGCTGCTGCCCGCGAGACTCCAGGGCAGAGATCAGGTTCATGACCGAGGCGTCGGGCCCGGACGGGCTGGCGTGGTGGAGCCCAGTGTCAAACAGCCCCGACAGACCTGGAGGGACAGCGAGCACGCTAATGTCACACCTGGGGACAGCTAGCGTGGTAGCATTGTGCTAACATTAAGCTAACATTATGAAAGACCTGGAGCCACGTTTATTACGCTAGCGTGCACGTTACCATGCTAGCATCTGACCTGGAGACAGTTAGCATTCTGATATTATGATAATATTATGCAATCATAAGAAGACAAGTTCTTTATTTATCCCATAAGGGAAATGAAAGTGTTCCAGCAGAAAGGATTGGACAGTgttaaagataaataataaataaatacaattaaaaatatgaataaGTTATtagaataattaaataatattactttgaaaataaacatagaatAATACATCAATCATCACCGGAGATCCAGTTACATGCTAACATTATGCTAACATAAGGGAGTCACAGGTAGCCCGCTGACGTTATGCTAACGAGACAGACCAGACGCAGGAGAGTATATTTGGCATTATTTTAAGCATTAAACAAACAACATTCTGATATATGTTAACCCTATTTTAGCAACAAATCCAACTGTTCTGACCGCAACCGTAACGCTGGCAACGGGAAAGGTGAGTGACAGCTCTCTCACCCAAACTCCTCCCGGCAGCCCCCCAAGCCCCGCCCTGGCCAGAGCTTCctgggtggtggttggtggcgTAGCCTTGCAGGGGATGGGGCGTAGCATACGCCTGCCGGTGGAGGAGCTCAGAGTCTGGGTGGGACGACCGGGAGCTCCCATACATCAAActggagagacaggaagaggattaattaatgaatgaattaacTAATGACCACCTCGTTTACATACAGGTGGAGGTGAACTCGGGTTCTTCCCGTTGAACCAGACCGACATCACCGCTCTGCTGATGGGGCGGGTTTAGCATGGCGGTCGCCGTAGGGATGCTGTGCGTCTCTACACCAGGGCTTCGTGTATGATACTCTCCGTCTGTGTATCGGAGCGTAATCTGCTTAACTTGCAAGTTGCAGTCACTACCTCATTATATTGGGTCATTAATAAAGTGAATGCGAACCTCCTCGATGAGTCTGATGTAATGAACCGGGAACGACATGGCACCCTGACATGTAGTTTAACATTTAGGAGTGGTGTTCAGGATTTGGCATTCTTGTTGTTTTCCACATACACAACAGAACCAATCCAGATGGGTTGCTAAGCAGAATCTGCTGTCAAACCATCAAATTACAACGAATAAGAAACTCTTAACCTTGACCTTTAAAGCACACGTTTTAGAGGATTCCTTCAAGTCTGTGCCTTTATAGACGTTTTACTCTTTGTCAGCCAAAATGATCTGGGTTTAATCCCTGAGGTCCAGTCTGCCTGCTATATCCAAGAacccttaatgacatgtatctgaaatCAGTGCAAGtaattttggataaaagcacctGCTAAATTGCTAAATGGTCATCAACATAGAGCATTGACTCAATCATGCGTACCTTTAATGAAATGCAAATTAAATAATTGTAACTACATTATTATGGCGTTCATCAATGTaattctaatttaggttatatACTACAATAGTATCACAGATTTTCTTTATAACGCCTTACTTACTCAATAAACAATTTTATAAAATACATGTGTTGATTATCTGTTGTTACTGCTATCCCTTTATCTTAGGAGAGAAAGGGGACAATTACAATTTAATTGTAGAACATATCAGACAGAACAGCTCTCTCCTCATGGGACATAATAGATACAAAATAATGTATGTCAGTAACGACAAGGCCAGTAATTATGCGCAATTAATTAGTCATTATCAACCATCGTATATAACACAGGTGTGTGCACCTGGTAAATACCTAGGGATGTCTAGAGATAACGATGAACAGATTAGAAGAAGGTAGTGTAATTTATAGATGGATATGCAGTAGACATGCTTGGTGACCCGATTATAGTTGATGGACGAGAGAACCGAAGAGACCGGGGCTCTGCAGCCAGAAGCACGGAGTAGCCGCGACGCAAAGCGGGGGGAATTCATGCGCTAGGCCGCGGCTCCAAGGCCGTAGGTTTAGTGGAAAACTGGTCATTTTAATCTTCACAGTCAATTCAAATCGATGACAAAACACAGAGAAAAACTAGTCGATTTCTATGGTTATTTTTTCGAGGGAATGTCTGACTCTTTCGGTGTGTTTAGACGTGTATTAACAGGGGGAAGATAACTGAAACCCACCGCTCCCTGCAGGAAATACCAAAATACTCTGTGGAAAAAAATACCGAAATACCTTCCCCTCAGACCCAATATCACCTTTAATGTGTTTAATTGTCCTGGTGCTTTATGTCGCTGTTCTGAGCGACAACTCAAGAAAAATGTGTCTATGTAAATGACCCGCTAAGTGCGTTGTTTACCGGCTGGGGCCTGCAGCTATCGGAGTTAGCTAGGCTAACAGACAGACCCATCATGTACCACAATGCTAGCTGTGAGCTAGGCTAAAGTACTGCTCTGTCTAGTACTACAATGCTAGCTGGCAGCTAGTCCAACAGACTGATCCGTCTAGTTCTAAAATGCTAGCCCGGAAACAGTCCAACAGACGGACCCATCTAGTACCACAATGCTAGCTGGCAACTAGGCTAACAGACTGATTAAtctgccactttgcatattccTGCTACTATTGAATATCAGGTCGTGTTTTAGGAGAGTGGTGCAGCCCATTCCTAATAAGGAGTAGTGTAGAGGTTTATTTCAGCCCCTAAGGGGGATATGTCGGAATGTAATTATGGAAATGATCTATAAATCATCACAAATAACATGGAAGTCGGAACCGAGGGAAATGCAAACGATAGCTAATATGAGCGACATATTCCATTCCTTCCATACATATATTTTCACGTTTAAGAAAAATGCCCGCATGATCGATAGAGTATAATGTCCTGGTTGTCAGTGCTTTCTGATCGTGCATTAGGGAATGGGTTGCTGCCTGCACCCAGGGTCTGAACTAGAGGTTGTCTGTATCCCCTTCTTATTCACTGAGGCCTGTGtcacacaataataatactacCAACTCCCTCAGATGGCCCATGCGACCATCCTCTTTACTGCTTTATTAAACCATAACATGTCAtcaacaatcaatcaatcaatatttttttttacctccctccctcgctccacCCCGCCCACCCCCTCGACACGCACACTGCACTATCCGTGTAAATAATAAGACGACTTACACCTTGCCCATCCGTGTACTGTCATGTGTAGCAGTGTTTGGGGGGGGTTATAAACACTTTGTTCTGTAACGTACCTTGCTTTAGCCGACCTCTCGTAGCTCCATCCTGCCCCTGCAGCCAGGTCTCCAAACCCGGCGCCCGGGTAGTTCCGATCCATCTGTGTGATATAATGCGATGGTGCAATGTGGACGAAAGCGACTTGGGAGTCGGAATCAGAAATCAGATTATGAGGCGAAAGATCCTATCTTCCCCGCTTTCGGATCTCGGCTTATTTCCCCGGTTTGATAAGCCAGAGGTCCGGGGTGGAAAACAGCATCTTGAGAGAAgaaatggagggaggagagaaaagagagggggGTCTAGGGGTCTATATTCCAAAACACCACCGATATCACTCCTTTTTCCCCGTTCCTACGCTTATCCCTCCATCATTTACGCCAAAAAAGGGGGATTCGATccgaaaaaacacacacgcacacacagtcattaTGGAGATGATGGATGATTTGGCTGAGAAACATTTGATCCAATGCGTCCTTTTCTCCGTCTTCGTCTCCaatcta
It contains:
- the prr12a gene encoding LOW QUALITY PROTEIN: proline-rich protein 12 (The sequence of the model RefSeq protein was modified relative to this genomic sequence to represent the inferred CDS: deleted 1 base in 1 codon) gives rise to the protein MDRNYPGAGFGDLAAGAGWSYERSAKASLMYGSSRSSHPDSELLHRQAYATPHPLQGYATNHHPGSSGQGGAWGAAGRSLGLSGLFDTGLHHASPSGPDASVMNLISALESRGQQPPPAASSLLSQFRAPSWQTAMHTPAPAELFISGALPGSASFPSSSALSAYQHPASFSSRSFPAGSLSLQDTPTFSPTSNGLLSPHDPLLHIKASSQSGLGFDRLLSSQSASYRGGQDPGGAGSSPGAGSSSSRHLQSHQFNLLSSQLQEQSSHQLYNASVFSSAQAQAVGGSQERAVPRQDSVIKHYQRPGGAPQPHSLQHYLSCGGAGYQHLPSHHRHAGLSACSPLGDQSPSAEHKAGARPDQYRPIIQPPYSAPSSAPSSAAAGKGAKGSSSSGYSSASSASSSRTPHTPPSASSTSSSSSSSSAPSGPHPSGSSSSSAPSRQQPPPQPAPPPPAPPQPPATSSSSVPQTLPKACLSGYGSPAPPVKTPSASLAGQTPPQQQLQSYSPNQPPSSHLSQSYSPSQAPPAAHLPQAYGGFSSPQAQDLSSAAGGGKGYGGLGGRSQAYSADVYAADSAYGSLPSSLGGAGSPSLGYGAPGHSPALLRSGGSSGSAASGSGGGAGGNLTNERAGSGGGSYHIQDSSPSPSGNSAIIRPGLHSPNQSPGGAGSNKYLSSVLSPGFLSSPQGGYPDSRGVPSSQTYHPSSSSKPKADSSSSLLAQRSQEEVDDEDFLIEHLLQAQASPAPQNSQSGTPGGGGGGDGGKGLSYDLAKSSEERYHLQSVIRTHTATSSGGGAGAGSAISGLDTQLEMSLKKQQQQQQQQQQQQQQQQQQQQQQQQQQQSQQLRSERPGNNRGSGGGGGGGGGRGNQGDPTHPTHLHHHDNLGSVVHYGRGDPYSQHSLGSHAGLQSHAQMELQKKSQQQQQQEQSDIPPYPRKSSEGGVSLMDSPTDRQPPHLLQSVLAHTAARSKMDQPHHPQHHKMEAHRQHPQHQAHHKMDPLSQHSLGQQQQQQQQQGSGKHPPQPQGSQLQIQLQSQALEAAAAAAHYGQQEQSQAKHQGGVSSLDMLERSLARTGEVEEERRGGGARGGGRGGAVGGGGGGGGECHQQEQQQRSHPSHHHSQHPSNSDLHPFLSEADLGLASSHMHHPHHPQHGQQQHPHHLPPPPLSGHQQSQREAQQQSLPQSQAGQEQHQFDQVSPVDKGAQNQQSNRFVPLTSICFPDSLLQDEDRSFFPGMEDMFCPDEYKPSCGGGGGGGGPGGQEMNSGQPGQEGMDSLKGGPGGGGAGSGGGGGGYDMMGHHRAEQGYGQYCHGLEDSGPGGMNLDLDPLKGHELPSTVNTEQLGLIQSQGPPMGLGPNCSGPNNNNNNGAGGGKHPPGHGGVGGGSVGLQSPIFCSSRPKKLLKSSSFHLLKERRDPSSLPKKSYAQEYEFEDDEDKADQPADIRLNSRRRTDLLPDLVSSCRKGGAAGGGGGGGGGGGGGGGGAGSLSPMMGDLDFYHSLMPQEGPKKRGRKPTKPKREGPPRPRGRPRIRPLPEPYTPRGMMGELGPVAPGAGYSVEGGRGRGRGRGGRGRGAKREDMMMEMKEQDPSLLPHQQIHHEPIPPLKIKLPIGTMASADSLLRTDSLSGTDPALSDGSVGSAPSLGLSPGAPCSADSSRSQDKRGRGPLGADGGDDGGMDDRDQEKEESKAGFMASFLDFLKTGKRPVGMEMDPVTCDSSPSPCKLRPLSPAAPTPSFGEGSEGAGGGLSLGGCSSPKRLEDELKRNLETLPSFSSDEEEEDSVGRNQDLQKSISSAISALYDTPQLQAPPLPPPATPTPPPPPLTPTLQPPILSPQRPHPSPPHPSSSPNDEQPALLERQEEREEPEEEEEEQREEEEDEEEEMEDGKMAAIDTHQHEQEKGRDSDEEEEEEEEESLEELQAEAPALEDAVAAATSQAPPDPPSPASSSSPCHSPLPPLSLPSPAPPQPEEENVSPSPAASVPPSSPAPPPALSSSPAPPPSSSSPPPPGLDQKESPPSSPAPSSPEEEEEEAPPPKTSSLHLAQKQGGAAIAGESEGDESESGAEGIFRERDEFVVRVEDIQSLKLALQTGREPPPIWRVQKALLQKFSPEIKDGQRQFCATSNYLGYFGDAKRRYQRLYVKFLENVSKKDYVRVCSRRPLRRNAPGLRRQLPLRVASQPPSLTPAEKEEKAAPPSQREKTRSREKREAVAKEEKEEKEKGARERVEKERRVQPQQRKAEKRGADRGKERAAERPVRSKQTRSKTEVEPPPKKRKEWQKEAPSSSDSSSEGSEDERKTPPYLHHTTTHPPLGTSHSVEQAADDPGQEEVVQQCMANQSWLDTLYCTFSSLLALSSKA